Genomic segment of Candidatus Methylomirabilota bacterium:
CGTGGACGCTCGCGGCTACATCCTGACCAACGCCCACGTCGTGGAGAGCGCGGCCGAGATCGAGGTGCGGCTGTCCGACGACCGCAAGTTTGTCGCGACCCTCGTGGGGCGAGACCCGAAGACCGATCTCGCGGTCGTCAAGATCGACCCGGGTGCGGGCGCGCTGCCGTCGGCGGAGCTCGGCGACTCCGACAAGCTCCGTATCGGCCAGTGGGCCATCGCCATCGGCAACCCGTTCGGTCTCGACCGGACCGTCACGGTCGGCATCATCTCCGCGACCGGACGCACGCGGGTCGGCGTGGCGACCTACGAGGCGTTCATCCAGACCGACGCCTCCATCAACCCCGGCAACTCGGGCGGGCCGCTGCTCAACCTCGACGGGCGCGTGATCGGCATCAACACCGCCATCGTGTCCTCGGGGCAGGGCATCGGCTTCGCCATTCCCATCAACATGGCCCGCGAGGTCATGACCCAGCTGATCGCGAAGGGCCGCGTTGTTCGCGGCTGGCTCGGCATCTCCATCCAGGACCTGACGGACGACCTCGCTGCCGGCTTCGGGGTCCCCAGCAAGGGCGGAGTGCTGGTGGCGGACGTGCTGAAGGACGGCCCGACCGAGGCCGCCGGCATGAAGCCGGGCGACATCATCGTCGAGCTGGGCGGCGCTCCGATTAAGGAGGTGACCGACCTCCAGAAGCGCGTGGCCGCCATCCCGCCCGGGCGCTCCGTCGCTCTCACGGTGCTGCGCGACGGCAAGACCTCCAATCTCACGGTCAAGATCGGGGAGCAGCCGGGTGAGGAGACCGTGGTGGCGGCCGGATCGAAGGGCGAAGGTCTCGGGGTGACGATCGAGGAGCTCGGCGAGGACGCGGCGCAGGCGTACGGGCTGCGCGGGCGCTCCGGCGTCGTGGTCACCGACGTGGCGCCTGACAGCGCGGCGGCGGCGGCCGGCATCAAGGAGGGCGACCTCGTCCTCGAGGTCAACCGCCGCCGGGTCGACAGCGTCGAGGAGTTCAAGAAGGCGGTGGCCGCGCTCAAGCCGGGCGAGGCCGTGCCCGTGCAGATCGCGCGGAGCGGGGCCGGCCGCGAGTACGTCGTCCTCAAGGTCCCGGACAAGCCCTGAGGCCATGAGCGCCGATTCCGAGCCATCCCGTCCCAGGCCCGTGGCGCTCGTCATTGACGACGAGCAGGGAGTGCGCGAGTCCTTCCGCGTCATTCTCGATGGCGAGTTCGAGGTCCTCGAGGCCGACGAGGGCGCCAAGGGGCTCGAGGTCCTGCGCTCCCGCCGCGTCGACGTCGTGCTGCTAGACGTCCGGATGCCCGGGCCTCCCGGCCCGACCTTCCTCCCCCAGATCCTGGCTCTCGACGACCGTCTCGCCGTGATCATCGTCACGGCGGTCAAGGACGTGCGCACGGCCGTCGAGGCAATCAAGGGCGGCGCCTACGACTACGTCACCAAGCCGTTCGACGTGGACGAGATCCTGGCCCTCGTGCGGCAGGCCGCGGAGCGGCGGGCGCTCGAGCGTGAGGTGCACTGCCTCCGGGCCGAGCTCGACCGCGCCCAAGGTTTCGACGCCCTGGTCGGGCGCCACCCGTCCATGGTCAGGCTCTACGAGCTCATCGCTCAGGTGGCGCAGACACCGGCGACCGTCCTGATCGCGGCCGAGACCGGCACCGGCAAGGAGCTCGTGGCCCGCGCCATCCATCGGCAGGGACCGCGGCGCGCCCAGCCTCTCGTGGCCGTCAACCTGGCGGCCATTCCCGACACGCTGCTCGAGTCCGAGCTCTTCGGCCACGAGAAGGGCGCCTTCACGG
This window contains:
- a CDS encoding DegQ family serine endoprotease — encoded protein: MAMMRERLLTTGMLLAALWLVPQPAAAQSGPAVATWPDSNTILHALEDAFASVADRVTPSVVNVSVKPKKAPPGEGGQPPEGEQRYRDFFGPEFYDRFFKRRAPREEARSAGSGVIVDARGYILTNAHVVESAAEIEVRLSDDRKFVATLVGRDPKTDLAVVKIDPGAGALPSAELGDSDKLRIGQWAIAIGNPFGLDRTVTVGIISATGRTRVGVATYEAFIQTDASINPGNSGGPLLNLDGRVIGINTAIVSSGQGIGFAIPINMAREVMTQLIAKGRVVRGWLGISIQDLTDDLAAGFGVPSKGGVLVADVLKDGPTEAAGMKPGDIIVELGGAPIKEVTDLQKRVAAIPPGRSVALTVLRDGKTSNLTVKIGEQPGEETVVAAGSKGEGLGVTIEELGEDAAQAYGLRGRSGVVVTDVAPDSAAAAAGIKEGDLVLEVNRRRVDSVEEFKKAVAALKPGEAVPVQIARSGAGREYVVLKVPDKP